One genomic window of Megachile rotundata isolate GNS110a chromosome 12, iyMegRotu1, whole genome shotgun sequence includes the following:
- the LOC100876274 gene encoding proton channel OtopLc isoform X5 — MLIKETSLSWPGLPAALPSPASPSAVIVSPETLSRHSSSSPSRAHRPPQFALALPCSSQPISAVCYPAPTFLDVVEDRKWKKLGCDALATTFSALYGKLLVVMGIAFPMAEVISTYIPPSFYEGFYLYLYFGSMIFLVYTYTTLLRDSKPKSRSSAACCFPKKRKDVCDLDSSRSSSGAGGDSDAADTACPHVATVRPAQHYGSFYLRMGAVAFGIGSMIYSGLEFGQYFELEQNTKCHNIMLALTPATRMAFIFIQMYFIFLNNEQMKVYRHRVVARFGLMHMIGTNLSVWLNVLIQETKHEILTFYNPENNSLRISHRLGMKGNLNLGGHSHYHHGEHLRLPRGLKGPHHMYECRRTNIMGSLVQDASPFLFPCTIEYSLICAAILYVMWKNISKAAFSQPKTPPGSRHHTHAYRRSPHHYSVDCARAHKGLFVGILILVLTIISLILFFVLISRPELVSFAVTEVNICELTLYGMSTIATLIGMFQMRKLRYDGNRNLELDNILLVAAQTGMFIYSTFTIIGAQFTLAKHTLLVLVTALASVVQTTFQTIFILDASRRSVATAKQIRRKPGREIVTFLLVTNLAMWAINTLEKSRAESHPVQLHFYGLWAWTIITHVSMPLAIFYRFHSTVCLCEVWKRAYKVKPTYM; from the exons CTGGCCAGGATTGCCGGCTGCTCTACCGTCACCGGCATCACCGTCCGCGGTAATCGTTTCACCGGAAACGCTGTCTAGACACAGCAGCAGCTCACCCTCCCGCGCTCACCGGCCACCCCAGTTTGCCCTGGCTCTACCATGCTCCTCGCAACCGATTTCCGCGGTATGCTACCCGGCACCCACCTTCCTAGACGTCGTCGAGGATCGGAAGTGGAAGAAACTTGGATG CGACGCCCTGGCGACGACGTTTAGCGCCCTGTACGGAAAGCTACTGGTCGTCATGGGGATCGCCTTTCCCATGGCTGAAGTGATATCCACCTACATACCGCCGTCGTTCTACGAAGGGTTCTACCTTTATCTCTACTTCGGCAGCATGATCTTCCTCGTCTACACGTACACCACGTTGCTTCGCGACAGTAAACCGAAGTCAA GATCGTCTGCCGCGTGTTGTTTTCCGA AGAAACGAAAGGACGTGTGCGACCTGGACTCGTCGAGATCGTCGAGCGGCGCCGGAGGTGACAGCGACGCAGCTGACACCGCGTGTCCGCACGTGGCCACTGTCAGACCGGCGCAACATTATGGCAGTTTCTATCTACGAATGGGCGCCGTGGCCTTTGGCATCGGTTCCATGATTTATTCCGGCTTGGAGTTTGGCCAATATTTTGAGCTGGAACAGAACACCAAGTGTCACAACATCATGCTTGCCCTCACACCTGCCACTAGGATGGCATTCATCTTCATACAGATGTACTTTATATTTCTGAACAACGAG CAAATGAAAGTTTACCGTCATCGGGTGGTCGCGCGATTTGGATTGATGCACATGATCGGCACGAATCTGTCCGTCTGGCTGAACGTCCTCATTCAGGAGACCAAGCACGAGATACTGACGTTCTACAACCCGGAGAACAATTCTCTGAGGATTTCACACAGATTAG GTATGAAAGGAAATCTCAATCTCGGAGGACACAGTCATTACCATCACGGAGAGCATCTGAGGCTTCCAAGAGGTCTGAAGGGACCGCATCACATGTACGAATGTCGACGAACGAACATAATGGGATCGTTAGTCCAAGATGCTAGTCCGTTTCTATTTCCCTGCACCATAGAGTATAGTTTGATCTGTGCCGCGATTTTGTACGTGATGTGGAAGAACATATCGAAGGCTGCGTTCTCGCAGCCTAAAACGCCACCGGGATCCAGGCATCACACGCATGCTTACAG GAGGTCGCCTCATCACTACAGCGTGGACTGCGCGCGGGCCCACAAGGGTCTGTTCGTGGGTATCCTGATCCTGGTGCTAACGATCATCTCGCTGATCTTGTTCTTCGTGTTGATATCGCGTCCAGAGTTGGTCAGCTTCGCGGTCACCGAGGTGAACATCTGCGAGCTGACTCTGTACGGGATGTCGACGATAGCCACGCTGATAGGGATGTTCCAGATGCGCAAGCTCCGTTACGACGGCAACAGGAACCTGGAACTGGACAATATCCTGTTAGTAGCCGCGCAAACGGGCATGTTCATCTACTCGACGTTCACGATCATCGGTGCACAGTTCACGCTAGCCAAGCATACTCTTCTGGTGCTGGTCACGGCGCTGGCGAGCGTGGTGCAGACCACATTTCAGACCATCTTCATCCTGGACGCGTCGAGGCGATCCGTCGCGACCGCGAAGCAAATCAGGAGAAAACCCGGCAGAGAGATCGTGACGTTTCTGCTGGTGACGAATCTGGCGATGTGGGCGATCAACACTCTGGAGAAGTCGCGGGCGGAATCGCATCCTGTGCAGCTGCACTTCTACGGACTTTGGGCGTGGACGATCATCACGCACGTCTCGATGCCGTTGGCGATCTTCTACAGGTTCCACAGCACCGTCTGCCTCTGCGAGGTCTGGAAAAGAGCCTACAAAGTGAAACCTACCTACATGTGA
- the LOC100876274 gene encoding proton channel OtopLc isoform X6, whose translation MLIKETSLRHSSSSPSRAHRPPQFALALPCSSQPISAVCYPAPTFLDVVEDRKWKKLGCDALATTFSALYGKLLVVMGIAFPMAEVISTYIPPSFYEGFYLYLYFGSMIFLVYTYTTLLRDSKPKSRSSAACCFPKKRKDVCDLDSSRSSSGAGGDSDAADTACPHVATVRPAQHYGSFYLRMGAVAFGIGSMIYSGLEFGQYFELEQNTKCHNIMLALTPATRMAFIFIQMYFIFLNNEQMKVYRHRVVARFGLMHMIGTNLSVWLNVLIQETKHEILTFYNPENNSLRISHRLGMKGNLNLGGHSHYHHGEHLRLPRGLKGPHHMYECRRTNIMGSLVQDASPFLFPCTIEYSLICAAILYVMWKNISKAAFSQPKTPPGSRHHTHAYRRSPHHYSVDCARAHKGLFVGILILVLTIISLILFFVLISRPELVSFAVTEVNICELTLYGMSTIATLIGMFQMRKLRYDGNRNLELDNILLVAAQTGMFIYSTFTIIGAQFTLAKHTLLVLVTALASVVQTTFQTIFILDASRRSVATAKQIRRKPGREIVTFLLVTNLAMWAINTLEKSRAESHPVQLHFYGLWAWTIITHVSMPLAIFYRFHSTVCLCEVWKRAYKVKPTYM comes from the exons ACACAGCAGCAGCTCACCCTCCCGCGCTCACCGGCCACCCCAGTTTGCCCTGGCTCTACCATGCTCCTCGCAACCGATTTCCGCGGTATGCTACCCGGCACCCACCTTCCTAGACGTCGTCGAGGATCGGAAGTGGAAGAAACTTGGATG CGACGCCCTGGCGACGACGTTTAGCGCCCTGTACGGAAAGCTACTGGTCGTCATGGGGATCGCCTTTCCCATGGCTGAAGTGATATCCACCTACATACCGCCGTCGTTCTACGAAGGGTTCTACCTTTATCTCTACTTCGGCAGCATGATCTTCCTCGTCTACACGTACACCACGTTGCTTCGCGACAGTAAACCGAAGTCAA GATCGTCTGCCGCGTGTTGTTTTCCGA AGAAACGAAAGGACGTGTGCGACCTGGACTCGTCGAGATCGTCGAGCGGCGCCGGAGGTGACAGCGACGCAGCTGACACCGCGTGTCCGCACGTGGCCACTGTCAGACCGGCGCAACATTATGGCAGTTTCTATCTACGAATGGGCGCCGTGGCCTTTGGCATCGGTTCCATGATTTATTCCGGCTTGGAGTTTGGCCAATATTTTGAGCTGGAACAGAACACCAAGTGTCACAACATCATGCTTGCCCTCACACCTGCCACTAGGATGGCATTCATCTTCATACAGATGTACTTTATATTTCTGAACAACGAG CAAATGAAAGTTTACCGTCATCGGGTGGTCGCGCGATTTGGATTGATGCACATGATCGGCACGAATCTGTCCGTCTGGCTGAACGTCCTCATTCAGGAGACCAAGCACGAGATACTGACGTTCTACAACCCGGAGAACAATTCTCTGAGGATTTCACACAGATTAG GTATGAAAGGAAATCTCAATCTCGGAGGACACAGTCATTACCATCACGGAGAGCATCTGAGGCTTCCAAGAGGTCTGAAGGGACCGCATCACATGTACGAATGTCGACGAACGAACATAATGGGATCGTTAGTCCAAGATGCTAGTCCGTTTCTATTTCCCTGCACCATAGAGTATAGTTTGATCTGTGCCGCGATTTTGTACGTGATGTGGAAGAACATATCGAAGGCTGCGTTCTCGCAGCCTAAAACGCCACCGGGATCCAGGCATCACACGCATGCTTACAG GAGGTCGCCTCATCACTACAGCGTGGACTGCGCGCGGGCCCACAAGGGTCTGTTCGTGGGTATCCTGATCCTGGTGCTAACGATCATCTCGCTGATCTTGTTCTTCGTGTTGATATCGCGTCCAGAGTTGGTCAGCTTCGCGGTCACCGAGGTGAACATCTGCGAGCTGACTCTGTACGGGATGTCGACGATAGCCACGCTGATAGGGATGTTCCAGATGCGCAAGCTCCGTTACGACGGCAACAGGAACCTGGAACTGGACAATATCCTGTTAGTAGCCGCGCAAACGGGCATGTTCATCTACTCGACGTTCACGATCATCGGTGCACAGTTCACGCTAGCCAAGCATACTCTTCTGGTGCTGGTCACGGCGCTGGCGAGCGTGGTGCAGACCACATTTCAGACCATCTTCATCCTGGACGCGTCGAGGCGATCCGTCGCGACCGCGAAGCAAATCAGGAGAAAACCCGGCAGAGAGATCGTGACGTTTCTGCTGGTGACGAATCTGGCGATGTGGGCGATCAACACTCTGGAGAAGTCGCGGGCGGAATCGCATCCTGTGCAGCTGCACTTCTACGGACTTTGGGCGTGGACGATCATCACGCACGTCTCGATGCCGTTGGCGATCTTCTACAGGTTCCACAGCACCGTCTGCCTCTGCGAGGTCTGGAAAAGAGCCTACAAAGTGAAACCTACCTACATGTGA